The Cydia pomonella isolate Wapato2018A chromosome 20, ilCydPomo1, whole genome shotgun sequence genome contains a region encoding:
- the LOC133528840 gene encoding histone-lysine N-methyltransferase PRDM9-like, whose amino-acid sequence MSDLLVCRACLRCKVPVYNILRTKYQEAFERMAAISMADSKPHALCAPCLETLDKCCRLQEKCAISEGILNRLLQENQLTEDTIAAVDRQQHNLVDTLPTFTLEHMRPSEVEKSEDIKNKLGSNTEPWEPQKLEGPTHNATLRIKSGKRQSSENPTDEAVLRIEPDKTQSLEDLRHVVVKTEPEQSPENHSNNLMPWIEPGEIQCPEEPGIYQMIKTEPGVTQSSEVTSDVEPATSHSVKEQLNQSSHSISIETVKLKEMPYIQIDAGKLLKNVKSEDDKSSVEIEVNQPITHEFDETSNAKNNMRGILASNSSKGVKDVKVQHFIEKCNVDGRRIKKVSSVQYEGNKPKTQAQLKPYHCNKCYYQTPYKKRLMYHMKKHSGFVICAVCDYQCATKSRLVSHLRVHTKERPYICKECNKGFTELCSLTKHMNMHKGVKPYKCLWCDYEAASKNHLDRHIKRHIGDKRFKCELCDYACVQKWDLKRHARTHENERARSYKRVAPVIVKTVSIAKE is encoded by the exons atgtcggATTTGCTTGTATGTCGAGCATGTTTGCGGTGCAAAGTTcctgtttataatatattacgaACGAAATATCAAGAGGCGTTTGAGAGAATGGCAGCTATATCG ATGGCAGACAGCAAGCCTCACGCGCTCTGTGCCCCCTGTCTGGAGACCCTGGACAAATGCTGCAGACTGCAGGAGAAGTGTGCCATCTCAGAAGGCATCCTGAACCGGTTGCTGCAGGAGAACCAG CTCACTGAAGACACCATTGCCGCAGTCGATCGCCAGCAGCACAACTTAGTTGACACTCTTCCAACCTTCACATTGGAGCATATGAGGCCCAGTGAGGTTGAAAAGTCGGAAGATATCAAGAATAAGTTAGGCTCTAATACTGAACCTTGGGAGCCCCAAAAGCTTGAAGGTCCCACACATAATGCTACGCTTAGAATAAAGTCTGGTAAAAGGCAAAGTTCAGAAAATCCCACAGACGAAGCCGTGCTTAGGATTGAACCTGACAAAACTCAAAGTCTTGAAGATCTGAGACATGTCGTAGTTAAAACAGAACCAGAACAAAGTCCAGAAAAtcattcaaataatttaatgcCTTGGATCGAGCCTGGTGAAATACAATGCCCTGAAGAACCGGGTATATATCAGATGATTAAAACTGAGCCTGGAGTAACGCAGAGTTCTGAAGTGACTAGTGACGTGGAGCCGGCAACGAGTCATTCGGTCAAAGAACAACTCAACCAATCTAGCCACTCTATATCTATAGAAACAGTAAAACTTAAAGAGATGCCGTATATCCAAATTGATGCaggaaaattattaaaaaatgtaaaatctgAAGATGATAAAAGTTCAGTGGAAATAGAAGTGAACCAACCCATTACCCATGAATTTGATGAAACAAGTAACGCTAAAAATAATATGAGAGGTATTCTGGCTTCTAACTCAAGCAAAGGTGTCAAGGATGTTAAAGtacaacattttatagaaaagtGTAACGTAGATGGTAGAAGAATAAAGAAGGTATCGAGTGTTCAATATGAAGGAAATAAACCAAAAACCCAAGCACAACTAAAACCTTACCATTGCAACAAATGCTACTACCAAACCCCATACAAGAAGAGACTAATGTACCATATGAAGAAACATTCAGGATTCGTCATATGCGCTGTCTGTGATTACCAATGTGCTACAAAAAGTAGGTTAGTGTCCCACCTTCGTGTACATACTAAAGAACGTCCATACATATGCAAAGAATGCAACAAAGGATTCACCGAACTATGTAGTTTAACCAAACATATGAATATGCATAAGGGAGTTAAACCTTATAAATGTTTGTGGTGTGATTATGAGGCTGCTAGTAAGAATCATTTGGACAGACATATCAAAAGGCACATAGGTGATAAGAGGTTTAAATGTGAGCTGTGTGATTACGCGTGTGTTCAGAAGTGGGATTTGAAGAGGCATGCGAGAACCCATGAGAATGAGCGAGCTCGGTCATATAAGCGGGTTGCTCCGGTCATTGTAAAGACTGTTAGTATAGCTAAGgagtaa
- the LOC133528839 gene encoding outer dynein arm-docking complex subunit 1-like — MPQQVEQKTIDPEAELSNVQRMFKKLAPMCSVEKRAGGEPQLAPQEKQLGILAHELKETLLCINLAKKGQHGLRDRLTKKSTRHSIMEYEHLDLEVRDERNQQTELDCLNYLAGKQMQELLKKVPTEADELAMIEDAAARLRRMENRLDLATKRFCVVNSDNKHVREEIHRLMVERNSFNIQWNRTIGKLVKGKEYLMDIFEIAALAFGDRDECIRKLEALKWKGLFQLNRDIAEMQSYEGEINHLAKLEEFLRVKGSRRICEADEIEEVKRQEEIQRCESEIARHDALLNEIFQYAGNSRVLSVMNNFVANEMQNFQCFVLLCEVLQESIFLRRELNRARQLILDQRDINEAREEMQTKRLVSMRLALDQQRVKVQEKRDLDVAAENTIIKVLKGIDDLVRLAKCDTTPLLSLLGNHRETTKWNVTKFLRILEAEVKSLIEVCYGAVKPPAPTPKGRKPAEPAKVKLVADPYVVALRPNRIEKLVPYQPCAYCVEDYIMNLIFETLAVPADRDYVETIFHLEAINTKFGIYTLTNPAKRHPYRQSKGE; from the exons atGCCACAGCAAGTGGAACAAAAGACTATTGACCCTGAAGCGGAGCTCAGCAATGTGCAGCGCATG ttcaagAAGCTCGCGCCGATGTGCAGCGTGGAGAAGCGCGCCGGCGGCGAGCCGCAGCTTGCTCCTCAGGAGAAGCAGCTCGGCATATTGGCTCATGAGCTTAAGGAAACTCTGCTGTGTATCAAC CTAGCAAAAAAAGGTCAACACGGCCTCCGCGACCGTTTAACGAAGAAGAGCACACGCCACTCGATCATGGAGTACGAGCATTTGGACTTGGAAGTGCGAGATGAGCGCAATCAGCAGACCGAGCTGGATTGTCTCAACTACCTCGCTGGCAAGCAGATGCAGGAGTTGCTGAAGAAAGTGCCTACGGAAGCTGAT GAGCTGGCAATGATCGAAGATGCAGCTGCCCGTCTCCGGCGCATGGAGAACCGACTCGATTTGGCCACCAAACGATTCTGCGTCGTCAACTCTGACAACAAGCATGTCCGTGAAGAAATCCACCGGCTGATGGTTGAGAG GAACAGCTTCAACATCCAATGGAACCGCACCATCGGCAAGTTGGTGAAGGGCAAGGAATACCTCATGGACATCTTCGAAATCGCCGCCCTCGCCTTCGGAGACAGGGACGAGTGCATCAGGAAGCTGGAGGCGTTGAAGTGGAAAGGGCTGTTCCAGCTGAACAGGGATATTGCG GAAATGCAATCCTACGAAGGCGAGATTAACCACCTAGCTAAACTAGAAGAGTTCTTGCGCGTAAAGGGCTCCCGCAGAATTTGCGAAGCGGATGAGATAGAAGAAGTGAAGAGGCAGGAGGAGATCCAGCGATGCGAGAGCGAGATCGCGAGACACGACGCGCTGCTAAATGAGATCTTC CAATACGCAGGCAACAGTCGCGTGCTCAGCGTCATGAACAACTTCGTGGCGAACGAGATGCAGAACTTCCAGTGCTTCGTGCTGCTGTGCGAGGTGCTGCAGGAGTCTATCTTCCTGCGGCGAGAGCTGAACAGGGCGCGGCAGCTCATAT TGGACCAGCGCGATATCAACGAGGCTCGAGAGGAGATGCAAACCAAACGATTAGTTAGCATGAGACTAGCGCTCGATCAGCAGAGGGTCAAGGTGCAGGAGAAGCGGGACCTGGATGTAGCAGCGGAGAACACCATCATCAAGGTGCTGAAAGGCATCGACGACTTAGTCAG ATTGGCTAAATGCGACACCACGCCGCTCCTGTCGCTGCTCGGCAACCACCGGGAGACCACCAAGTGGAACGTCACTAAGTTCCTGCGGATCCTCGAGGCTGAGGTCAAGAGCCTCATCGAAGTTTGCTACGGTGCCGTTAAG CCACCAGCCCCGACTCCCAAAGGGCGCAAACCAGCGGAGCCGGCCAAGGTCAAGCTAGTGGCAGACCCCTACGTTGTGGCTCTGCGTCCCAACAGGATTGAGAAACTAGTGCCCTACCAGCCGTGCGCTTA CTGCGTGGAAGACTACATCATGAACCTGATCTTCGAGACTCTAGCCGTCCCCGCCGACCGCGATTATGTGGAGACCATCTTCCACCTTGAGGCCATCAACACCAAGTTCGGGATATACACGCTAACTAACCCTGC AAAACGTCATCCGTACAGGCAGAGTAAAGGAGAATAG